In Anthonomus grandis grandis chromosome 6, icAntGran1.3, whole genome shotgun sequence, one DNA window encodes the following:
- the LOC126737979 gene encoding larval cuticle protein A2B-like codes for MPFKLIAFATLVTLARAGNLLPAAYSAPLNYGSPALAYSAAPAVAYSAAPVAKAVVAAPAEEYDPHPQYSYGYNVQDGLTGDSKTQSETRDGDVVQGSYSLIEADGTRRIVDYTADPINGFNAVVHKEPAAVAAAPLAYSAGPAIAKVAAPVAYAAQAPVAYAQHAAPLAYSATPAIAKYHY; via the exons atgccATTCAaa cTCATCGCTTTTGCTACTCTCGTCACCCTTGCCCGTGCTGGCAACTTACTACCTGCTGCTTACTCAGCTCCTTTGAACTATGGTAGTCCAGCTCTAGCATATTCTGCTGCCCCAGCTGTAGCTTACTCTGCCGCCCCAGTAGCTAAAGCTGTAGTAGCCGCCCCAGCCGAAGAATACGATCCCCATCCCCAATACAGCTACGGATACAACGTCCAAGACGGACTTACCGGAGACAGCAAAACCCAATCCGAAACTAGAGACGGAGATGTCGTGCAAGGAAGTTACTCCCTTATTGAAGCTGATG GTACCAGGAGGATTGTGGATTATACCGCCGACCCGATCAACGGATTTAACGCTGTGGTACACAAGGAACCCGCCGCTGTAGCTGCCGCCCCTTTGGCTTACTCTGCTGGTCCAGCAATTGCTAAAGTGGCCGCCCCGGTTGCTTATGCCGCCCAGGCTCCTGTGGCTTATGCTCAACATGCCGCCCCTCTGGCTTACTCTGCCACCCCAGCTATCGCTAAATACCATTATTAG
- the LOC126737980 gene encoding larval cuticle protein A2B-like, whose product MALKFVAFATLLAYVQAGNLLHSAAPAVAYSAAPAEEYDPHPQYSYGYNVQDGLTGDSKSQSETRDGDVVQGSYSLIEADGTRRIVDYTADPINGFNAVVHKEPAAVAYAAQAPLAYASHAAPLTYSASPTIAKTAPLAYAAPAPLAYASHAAPLAYSAAPAIAKYHY is encoded by the exons atggctcTTAAA TTCGTTGCCTTTGCCACCCTCCTCGCTTACGTCCAAGCAGGTAACTTGCTGCACTCTGCCGCCCCAGCTGTAGCTTACTCAGCTGCCCCCGCCGAAGAATACGACCCCCACCCCCAATACAGCTACGGATACAACGTCCAAGACGGTCTTACCGGAGACAGCAAGAGCCAATCTGAAACTAGAGACGGAGATGTCGTGCAAGGAAGTTACTCCCTTATTGAAGCTGATG GTACCAGGAGGATCGTGGATTATACCGCCGACCCGATCAATGGTTTTAACGCTGTGGTGCACAAGGAACCTGCCGCAGTAGCTTATGCCGCCCAGGCTCCTTTGGCTTATGCCTCCCATGCCGCCCCTTTGACTTACTCCGCTAGTCCAACGATAGCTAAGACCGCCCCATTGGCTTATGCCGCCCCGGCTCCTTTGGCTTACGCGTCACACGCCGCCCCTCTGGCTTACTCCGCCGCCCCGGCTATCGCCAAATATCATTATTAG